The Hevea brasiliensis isolate MT/VB/25A 57/8 chromosome 1, ASM3005281v1, whole genome shotgun sequence DNA segment TCCATCAAAAGAATAAAATATGTGGCTAAACTCGTGATTTCATCTGAGCTTCTTGAATAAATTGGTTTTTGTCCACTTAGAAGCTCCACCAGAACTACTCCAAAACTAAAAACATCACTCTTTTCTGTAAATTGACTGGTTTGAAAGTACTCTGGATCCAAATAACCAAAAGTACCTTGCACATGAGTTGTCAAATGAGTTTGATCGATGGCAATCGATCTAGAAGTTCCAAAATCTGATACTTTTGCTCTGCTTTTCTCATCTAAGAGTACATTTGTGGACTTAATGTCGCGGTGATAAATAGGAATAGAAGCTGCTGAGTGCAAATACGCAAGTGCTCTAGCAACTTCACCAGCAATCCGCACTCTCATTTCCCATGGTAATGGAGCCTCCTCACTTTGGCCATGGAGATATTCGAAAAGAGATCCATTAGGTATGAAGTCATAAGCTAGCAAAGGAACTTCAGTCTCTAAACAACATCCCAACAGCTTAACTACATTCCTGTGATTAATTTGGGAAAGAATGACAACCTCATTAATAAATTCTTGTACCTTTTCCTCATCAactaatttggactttttgataGCAACAATTCTTCCATCTGTTAGCATTCCCTTATAAACTGTACCCTGCCCACCTTGGCCAAGTATCATGTTCTCACAAAAACGATTAGTGGCCTTTTCCAACTCTTTTGAACTAAATAGTTTTGTTTTCTGAACACTACCATCACTTAGAGTTAGTTGTTGCTTTAATAACAAGCCGCCATTGCGTTTAAAGAACTTTTTCTGGAGTTGgatgttccttattttctttataaGCTTGTACAGCCTCCAACAACCAAAGGGTATTGTCAAGACTCCAATAACTCCACATACGACTGTGTACAAAGAAAACAAGAAAACGAAAAAACAAAATGGACAAAAATGATTGTTTGGTCACATGAATTAAAGTTATTTTGAGAACGACCATATGAATTAACGTGGGATCATAACATTATTGCTAGCAAATTTTATagctttttaaattataaattgtgcAAAAGGAAACTTTCCTATAATGATAATCCATTTTGGGTCTGGAACACATTTATATGACCCATAAGTATTTACGCATTTTGTTAATCTCTGACAAAAATAATCCTGTTGCTTTACGCATTCGTCGAtatctataaaaaaaataataaaaataaaataaaaatcaaaagaatAGGCAAATAAATAAGAATTGCACCATTCTATAATGGCCAGGTAGATTATTCATAAtagaaatttataaatcaaagcaCAAGTCAAAATGAAACTTATATATTTCATTAACATAaaacaataattattattaaaaacgtCACATTATATAAATCAAATTAATTGaatgaaatacaaatatttatctatataaaaagtatatattataaaaaaaaaagtaaaaattactAACTTTACTTTGTTTAGCGACTAAAGTTATATTATTCACCAGGTAGATACAGGTTTAAGTCTCAGTCTCTCAATTTTCCTAGCCGGCTTGGCTATTTCTACATTTATAAACTTAAGCTTGTTCTCGGCTATTTCTACTTGAACTCATTTATAAGGTTTAAGTCTTAAACTTAAGCAAAACTCGTTTAGCCATAAACTCGAGTTTAAACTTAAGCAAGACTGTAAAAGTTAAACTCGTTTGGCTCATTAATGTTAATAAGTCAAATTTGAAGgaaattctaatttgaatttcACTTTATTTAATAAGGTGCATACAAAAATAGCCTCATCACATGGCACTGCTCTGTTTATTCAAAGAGCGAAAGGCATTTGGATTCTCTTTTATAAAGTGCGGCACCCCTCCTATTTGAACTTCATTACTAGCGTGGGACCTTATTTTACGTTTTAGGCAAACCACAACACTTTGCTGTGGCTATGCAGCAATTTAGATAACTTAGGcagcaataatttcatctatgTTAATTTAGATAACTTAGGcagcaataatttcatctatgTTAATTTAGATAACTTAGGcagcaataatttcatctatgTTACTAAATTACCATTGCTTTAAGAAAAACACTACAAAAATCTACTGATATAGCAACAGATTTTACTAATAAGTTTTAAAATATGTTTGTAAATTGAGACATTAAAAATTATCAACAAGTTTATTGCAACTGACCGAATTTATTAGTAATTTCAATTGCTAAAAAATTTTATAGGATTATCTATGGAAAATTTTATTggtaattctcaaaatttttgtaGTTCAATTCCAAAGATTTTGAATCCGCCGTAAAGAATCTCAGTTGTCATAATCCTCTTTTGCAGTAGtgattaattttaattacttttATTTTAGATGATAACAACATAAAAAcagtaaatataaataaattttaattaaataaaaataaattttaatttaataaaagaaaaaaaaaatttaaaaccctATGTTTTCCCCGGTCTGCCCTTGTCAACTATCCAAAAaacaatgaaattaaaaatctagtattaataaatatatatatcttttttcaacaaaaaaatttttttaagaaaattatttaaaaaaatgcgTTTCAAagaaataatatttccaaaattatttattttgggaAAAAATGTTTTGCAAAAAAAAtctcctaaaaaatattttccaagaatAATTTTTTCtagaaaattttaagaaaattttcaaattttttcctaaaaaaatttacttttcaaaaagtatatatattttttaattcaatggaagCATTATAGGCTGGTACAACAACTAATGAACTACAGCGAGATAGccctctccctcttccattctcaCCACTTTCCCTCTCCCCTTTTAACCATAAAAGTAAATAATCAGGTAATGGGTAGATTGAGAGACTAAAACTCAAAACCTCCCACTTTTTACACCTTAAAGGTAAAAGAAAATTAACTAGACTACCCATGATTGTCTcaaaaagcatatcatttaggcaGTAAATCTAAGTATTAAAAAGGCTAAAAGTGTTTTTTATTAGTAAACTTAACAATAAAATAGTGTCTATGGATTAAATAGTTTGATTGTCAAGTAAAAGGACCTATTAATTATTGCGAGCTAATTTTAGTgggtaaataataatttattctaaaatattttttttttagaatttcaAATGAGAATccacaagtttttttttttaatttctatgtagaaaaaaaaagggaaattcaCAAATTTGGTCTTAGCATAATTGTTGTGATTGGAGTAAAACATTTGGAAAATTTTTGTTTTCACATATAATTATGAATAAATGTCATGAGAATCTATAGCAGTAATTTTACCTGCGCATCCAATGTAAGGATTTCCCTCATACCCACTCTCCCTGCAACGACATTTGAACTGGAATTCCGACGCGTTGACACCAGCGTTGTTGTAGCAATCTGCGGTTTCATTGTCAACAGCTCGCATTAGGGTGGAATTGATCGTCCAATCTAACAGCATCAGAAACTGGACATAAGGATGTCTTGGAACCAGAAACTGGTCAAAAGGACTTCCCCCGTCAATGGCCAAAAATGCCAGCTTGCAACCATCTGTGCTTTGATTGAAAATTGGATGGAAAACCTTCTGATTGGCTGAAGGCACGCTAGTCTTGCAGCAATCGGTACCATTACAATCGCTTCCTGCGAACATATATCCATTGGAATCAATTGTTTGAAGTTTAGGAAGCATTTCTCGCAAATCAATGTCCTTTTGGCCATGGCATCTTGAGTCGCACCCAATGCGTAGGAGCGGATCATCCATCAATAAAGCACGGATGTCGCAACCTACTGCAATGAATGAGTTCCAGATGGAAATATAGAAAGGACTTCCTGTCAAGTTGATAGGCTCATCGCCCTTCCTGCCGGAACAGTTCGAGGATATTATTGGACTTCTGACGATAGCCCTGCCACCAACATCAATATAGAAGACCTCCTTTTCTATACTAGCTATAAAAGCTGTAGGAGGGTAGGCACTTTCGTTGCACTTGATCTCAAACCATTCGTTGAAATAACAATCCTTATTACCCATTCCGAAGGGGTATGGAATACTAATATTTCCGCAATGGTCTTTACATTTCAGCTTCGACATCGGTGGCGCTGCTATTGCCAACTCAATAGTTAGCAATAGAGCCAAACTGAAACTGACCTGACGCACTAATTCTGCAACCATTCTTACTCTGTTTTGGTGTTTCTCTTGAGAGCCTTTGAGTTAAGTAAAGTTAGTTTCTGCTTATAAAGAAAATGGAGAGCTTGACGATGTTTCTTGGCACCTTCATAATGGAGACTGCATTTGAAATGATTAATAAATTCTCACAAGGCATTAATTtccacaaaatttatttttattaattattaataattattttgtttAGCGATCACGGATTCTCAATTTTGTTTGCCAGaagaaatttaattgaaaatgtacTTAGATATCATAAATTTCTGTGACTTATTATTattgatttatatattaatttataagtaaattttactcattaTTTCTCAATTTAAATAGCTGTATCACATACAtttcttaactttaatttgtattgtaaaaatttttatacatcaatttaatatataaataatttctaaTACACAAATatcctaaataataatttaaaaataggtATATTATTTTGCTAATGCAAGAAAGAAAGACAAAAACTATACATAATATCCAGAAACTATACATAATATCAAcctacataaaaataaaaaaaaaaatcagagtttcaatatcattaaaataaagtaaaataataatacatcattaattttttacattaaaattgaacaaaagagattaattaatcaaattaaaaggTAATACATGGAACAATGACATTGTTAATTCTTTTAAGAAAACAATACTAATTACATAATTTTTaatgatataaattaaataattaagtataaatctttataaaaaaaaattagactatTTCTAAAAGTAaactttatattaaatatattaaaaataaaattttcaattttaaaataattataaaaattttaaagaaattttatATGATCATAATTTATGATTTAGTatcaatatttttaaaaaaaattaatatatatatatattaaaatttaaaaatttttgtatgCAAATTATAAGTGAGACAATTGTAATGCATCTTTTTCAGCAAAAGAAAATATCTCAATAACAAAAGCACATAAGATCTATATCAACAATTGTGAATCTGAAAATATATGTTTAAAATGTATTTCAAATTAATACAGatagaaattatttaaaaaaagaataaaaatatttttaacttgaTATATATTAAGATTTAAATAAAATCTGATAATGTAAATTCAatcaaatttataattaattataataaataaaataattaattacaattataaatataatttatagatttaaatatttttaatctgatgaaattttatttttttaatttttatattagaaatttttaataaatgaaaaattaaaaaaaaactaaaaatattgAATAAAGATACTTtgtttttcaataataataataataataatatatttatcaccaataaaaatatcaaatagCTACttcaaaaaagtaaaaaaaaaaaaagtaatatcaCATTAAGTTGGtctttttttattcaataaaaacaCACGTGTCATAACAAAAACtagaatataattattttttattataataaataagtttatttaatataaaaaaaggtGATAAACACAAACTCCCAAAAACGAAAGTCCACAacataatgcaaaattaaatatattaaaaaagtaaaaattttatattttatattaattataaaaattttaaagaaaatttatatgatcataatttatgatttattgtcaatatttttataaaaaattatatatatatgtacaagaaaaatataataaatgaaatttaattataaGTTAATCTTAACAAGTTACATATAAGTGTTAGTTTCCCTTTAGTTAATCttcaaattatatataaaatgcaCTAACATAAAAGTCAAATACAACTTAGTTTTTGATTTGTAAAATAAGATAGTCCTTTTAGTCATTTTTTAAACTCGTTTAATTTAACGTTTTTAGCCGTATTGAGCAGGGAATTCCTCGACCCCTGTTTTACGGGTTGATGGAAAACGAATCCCTTTCCAGCATTAGACTTGCAAAGTAAGGCCCtattattttaatgaaaatattttttatttttttatattttaataattttacaaaaatataaaaatatttatatatatatatatatatatatcattaaattaatattataactaaataaagagaaatatttttataaaaattatttttatatataaattattttctgctaAATATTTGAAAATCTAACTTTTAATTCGTTGTAAGATTTAAACTTCTCACTCTCCCATAATAAACGCATAATAATATAAACTATTTTAGCCCATGATATAAGTCGGGAGAAGATTTGTTGATTTATTCTATTGTTAGATTGGTTTTTCAAGCTTCTTTTTTGAGAATAAAGTGGAATTTTATTTTGACTAACATGGAACCAAATCACTAATAACAAGAAGATCAATAGGAGGAGGCACTTCCTCAACCTAGATAAGCTCATCCACATCCGGAGTAAGAGCTTTTTTAGCTAATAAATGAGAAACACCATTAGTCTCCCTATGCATATGAGAAGAGCTAAAGGAGGTAAAATCATCAGCTACAGCTATAAAAATAAGAAGTCAATTACCCATCTCTGACAGAGACACATCGACGTTTTCCAAGCTTCTTTTTGAAACAGAACGCGTGATAATATTATTTCAATAAGGCTAAAAATGAAGAACAGAAAAATGATGcagaaaaaccaagaaaaatgaagaccaaaataactgaGACACCTAGACAACCAATAATACAGAGCAGTCTAATTGAAAATTATAGAAAAAGAATAAGGGCCTATTTGTCATTGCCATTGAAACTGCTATtcaaaaatcacttttttaaatatacttgttagagagtgttaaaaaataattaaaaattaaatttaattagttttagtcataagaacactaaaataataaaacaatttttttaaacTGCTTTTCTTAATAGCATTTAAAATGatgtttttatttaaaaaaataattttaaattttgaaacttAATGTCGAACAGGGCTTAAATTGATACCACTATATGATTGTAACAATATTTTTAAACTGGCACCCCTATAGAAAAAGACATGGATCTCACCCGGTAGATATAAATATTTTTGAGTCAATAACATTCAAAATAACTAGATTTTTAAATGTGCAGTGCATGTTGTCTCTAGTCATAATATGTATccacaataaaattattataatttatgaaaaattataaattatactttcaccaaataataattaatattttttaataagtcatctattttattaattttaaataattcaaaaaaacttaataaaaaagttaataaatgataatcaatatttattacaGTATTTTTTAGCCATTGgttagaaaataaatttttaaagatTTTGATTTAGGGTTAGagagttaaaaaattaaaatgtcatataaaaattaaatttaagttttaagagtttaaatatgtgcatatatattttttaattaattaaagttttaaaatcatttataattatgataataaatagtaattaaaaattttggctctatagaaataaataaaaataaatttttaaaatttttacttcaatatttcatttattttcataatggcaataaatttaaatttaaattttttgaaataaattaataaaattagacattaaaaaaatttacatataaaaaGAATTAAGATTTACatctaattatttaaaataaaaaggaaagtaATCCACCCTTGCTCGTGACTTTTTTGttatatgtaattttttattaattttgatgtacggtataatattatcataatatattgattttcaataagtaattaaatttaatttatttctataatattaaattaacacttaattaaaattgatttactttttttaaattttatatgtttaatttattagtccttaataaatagttaatttattttttatattttaataattttattaaaatataaaaatatttattagaattatgactcaaaatcctaatgggatttggagagagatcttttcctaatttgagtaggagaaatattcctcaataggatggaggaatatttcctataatgagtagaattcttattttagtgttatttctaaattgagtAAGACACCTAATCAGATAAGGATTGGGaaaattaacattataaataggagaatgatagaaaaagttatttggcttttgcccattgaagagagtAGCTTTTGCCCATTGAAAAGAGTGGCTTTTAGCTCATAGAGTGAGGCTGTGGCTCATTGTAGAGAGGACTTTGCCAATTATTGcggatttggctctgcccatgGATGAGGGGTTTTTGCCCATTGCAGTGAAAagaggcttcggcctaaggtggagaaaggaTATAAAATTTAAGAGGAAGGGATTCTTATCCATTGGTGAGAGgcctcttgcccatatagttaaaggcaccctttgtggtgtagtgttATAATGGTAAATATAttaggttatgtctagaggagactgagagggactaactaatatatttactatgtttGTTGTAGTCTtgattctcttgggtgtaattgggttaaTGGATAGTACAGTTTGAGCTTGtaattgattatttattattattgatagtggaagatggcatgcccgtAAATGTaaccctatgttgagagggtgaaacacgtaaatattagtgttttgtatgtttgttttatttctttgtaGCTTACACGCTTCTGTGGtgcacaacaaattggtatcaaagcatggagatgatcttggtgagtttggttAAAGGTGGAGCTATTGTGACATGTAGAAAATCACACATGCAATAATAGTGATAGTGGTGAGTTGAATTTAAGGTGGAGCTCTTGCTGCAAAATCAAGATGGTTGATGACGTGAAGATTTTTTAAAGAATAAAGCAAGTTATacccaagatgaagattgaagaattgatgatttgaaggGTTTGAAGCTCAAGCATGGAGATTTGATGATTTGATGACACCCAAGAGTTGGAGGTATgcaatggttgatggattttgagtcaaggtggagattgttagaattatgactcaaaatcctaatgggatttagagagagatcttttcctaatttgagtaggAGAAATATTCTTCAATAGGATGTAGGAATATTTCTTATAATGAGTAGAActattattttaatgttattcctaaattgagtagaACTCCTAATCCGATAAGGATTGAGAAAATTAAAACTATAAAGAGGAGAATGATagaaaaggttatttggcttttgccTATTGAAGAGAGAGGCTTTTTcccattgaagagagtggctttTTCCCGTTGAAGAGAGtggctttcagctcatggagtgaggctGTCGCCAATTATCGAGAGGGCTTTGCCAATTGCTGCAGATTTGGCTCTGCCTATTGATGaggggcttttgcccattgcagtaaagagaggcttcggcctaaagtggagaaaggatatagaattCAACAGGAagggattcttgtccattggtgagagggctcttgcccatatagttgaaggcgCCCTTTGTAgtgtagtgttgtaatagtaaatatattggattATGTCTAGAGAAGACTGAGAggaactaactaatatatttactatgagcagtttgatgtaGTCTTGATTCTCTTAGGCGTAATTGGGTTAATGGGTAGTACAATTTGAActtgtaattgatgatttattattgttgatagtaAAAAAATGGCATGCCTGTGGATGTAACCCTATGTTGAAAGAGTGAACGacgtaaatattggtgttttatgtatttgctttatttttttacAGCTTACACGCTTCCACGTTGCTTTgtgtgtttgctttatttctttgcagCTTACACGCTTCTGCGTTGCACAACAATATTTGTACATACATGATATAaacacatattattaatttaatgttataactaaataatgaaaaatattctaaataatgaaaaaaatatttttcataaaaaatatcttttatatataaaaattattttctgttAAATAAACAGAGCTTTAATTTAAAAACTAAGTCTTAATTCACTGCAACATCTAAACATCTCACTCTTCGATAATAAAAACAtgataatgtaaattatttaagtCCATAATATGAGTAGGGAGAAGATTTATTGATTTATTTGATTGTTAGATTGgttttttaaacttttttttagaataaaaaagtttgtattatttattattttatatgttattttaatgtttaaatgTATTAGCTTGACATTATATATTACTTAACATTATGTATAAAACGACGTTAAAAACTGTTATTAAACTCTAGATTTCTTAAACAAACCTTGACCAGTTAGGTAGATTTCTCTATGAAAACTCAAACTCATATAATTAAGAAAGATTTTAAGTTTCATAGCAACGTTATGAGCATAATGAGTGATGTTTACAGGCTTGAATGCTCCTGTTCCAAGTCAACTAAATGCTAGTAATTGGAAAATATGGTTCACATGCAAACGACTAGTGGCTAAATTTAGAACAAAATCTGAAAACAAAAGTAggtataaatattttcatatcCAACCATtcgttaattaaatatataattgcaTGAGTATGTAATTttgttactatatatatatatatatatatatatatatatatatatatatatatatatatatatattataagaaATAATAATCCATATATCTATATAAAGTAGAGAGGTTTTTTCTTGTCACTGTCACCTGTCATTCTAAATTTTAATGCAGCCATATGACATTATACAGAAAGAAGATTTTTCCCTGACTACTACCACATGGCATTCTGTCACATATCACTTACCATATAaagattattatatttaataattataataattaatataagtaaCTATTACCATTACTATTACCGttaaatattttcattattatcattattactataatttttatgactaattaattaaaaatatttgacatatttc contains these protein-coding regions:
- the LOC110651090 gene encoding wall-associated receptor kinase-like 22 encodes the protein MVAELVRQVSFSLALLLTIELAIAAPPMSKLKCKDHCGNISIPYPFGMGNKDCYFNEWFEIKCNESAYPPTAFIASIEKEVFYIDVGGRAIVRSPIISSNCSGRKGDEPINLTGSPFYISIWNSFIAVGCDIRALLMDDPLLRIGCDSRCHGQKDIDLREMLPKLQTIDSNGYMFAGSDCNGTDCCKTSVPSANQKVFHPIFNQSTDGCKLAFLAIDGGSPFDQFLVPRHPYVQFLMLLDWTINSTLMRAVDNETADCYNNAGVNASEFQFKCRCRESGYEGNPYIGCADIDECVKQQDYFCQRLTKCVNTYGSYKCVPDPKWIIITVVCGVIGVLTIPFGCWRLYKLIKKIRNIQLQKKFFKRNGGLLLKQQLTLSDGSVQKTKLFSSKELEKATNRFCENMILGQGGQGTVYKGMLTDGRIVAIKKSKLVDEEKVQEFINEVVILSQINHRNVVKLLGCCLETEVPLLAYDFIPNGSLFEYLHGQSEEAPLPWEMRVRIAGEVARALAYLHSAASIPIYHRDIKSTNVLLDEKSRAKVSDFGTSRSIAIDQTHLTTHVQGTFGYLDPEYFQTSQFTEKSDVFSFGVVLVELLSGQKPIYSRSSDEITSLATYFILLMEETKVFDIIDARIVEHCPEEEIIEVSNLAKRWLNLSGKKRPTMQEVAVELEGIQASRSKMNIQQNNEEIKDALSDDASITDSCDTEDTLTDDIAIAVSCDFSNVKAPSMKVEPLIANKT